TGAGAAAGGAAAAAACTTGACCCCCATTGGCAACTAAAAACACTGATGTCTTATTTTACATTTTGTCACAACATGATCTAGATGAAGGCAAAATGAAACAAGTTCAAGTTCAGTTATGCTTAAAAAAACTGCAGATTCTAAACGTAATACAGCAAGTTTTTAAAAAATCAATACAGCCAGCCATCACACTCAACCGAGCCACAAAGGCATTTCTTCTTCTTGATGTTCCCATTGGCATCATGAACCTGATCTATTTTATAATTGTAGTGGTATGCTAGTTCTTGATTGGGTCGAATATCATCGCAAGCAAAGAACATGATATGAGGCACACTGATATCTTCGTGATCATAAAGGACGTTTTGTGCATATATGTTTGGGGTGCAATTGTGATTGATAAATTTTGCAAAGTTCCCCATCTCTGAAGCATCAACAGCAAATCCagtttcattttcatcatctttgcCCGGACCCTTCTGAAGTGACGGTATAGATCTTGATAGGCCCTCCCAAAGAGACTTATCATAATAATTGTGCCCAATAGCAAATAAATACTCATCATTCGTCCTTTTTTGTGCTTCTTCATCCTCCAACACTTCACCTATATATTCACACACAAAGCTTCCAGATGGTATGAATTCAAGAGTTCTCACACCCCAACCCATTGATTTTGTTTTGAAGATTTGCAGCCGAAACTTGAGCCCATGTTGGCCAACTCTGTTGTGACATGTAGGAGGGCACTTGCAAGAAGGACCACACTCATAAACGAGAGGTTTTGCTTCTACAATACGGCCTTTATCATTGAAAGGGATTTCTCCACCATTTTTCACTGCACATGCACACTTGTTTGAGTCTGAGCACCCACCTACACAATTACAACCGGCTGGAGGAGTTGGCCGGTAGTTACGGGGATATCGAAGGTGTGAAATGTAGCAATAGGGCATTGGACGCTCATCGGATATTTTGTTAACAACAGGTAGAGGAACTCTCTCCAATCCACGTGATAGATCTTTGATAATAACATTGTCGTTTGATCCAGAGTTCCCTGTTTGCAGAATTTcttggatgtcaatgtgcttttgtCCTTCCATTCTTCTCAGTCGGAACATATACACATAACGGTCTCCATGCTCTTTCTCCCTCCAGTACTTCTCAACAAGGTATAAACCACCATATATATATGCAGGAAATTTCTTTTTTCCATTAAAAGTGGTGAACCCATGGATAACACGGACTGGTGTATTAGTATCCATGCTCTTTTTAAGAGCCAAGTTGGTACCCTCTATCCTCTGATTGACTGCAACAGCCACCAGTCCAGTATATACGAAGGCATCCAGATTATACTTGATGTCATGAGATTGTGCGCATGACACGATACTAACAGCCACAGTTGTACCATCATCCTTCTTGGTACAATCAATACCTACCCTATGTGGGCGATGGAGACCAACAACACAAAGCTCTACCCTCAGATGGAAGATATCACCAGGATATATTCCAGGCACACTGCCAATATATTTCTCATCATCAAAATCTGTGCAGAACCGCTCCCTGAAGATTCTGTAAGCCTTTAGATCAGGCCGCACATTAAGCACTTTTTCCCTAGAATTATCTTCTTCATCTAAAAGGTCCCGATAAATTAAACGGAGATCCTGTAGAGACCGCATGATGCGTTCTCTAACAACGACACCTCCATTATTTAGCATTGATTCATCCTGATAATCATTATTAGTTTTCCTCTTCTTACATTCAGTATCACCTTTCACTGAGAAGTTATTCATAGCCGAAACTCTAACACCAGAATGAGCACTCGCATAACACCGCACGGTGCTTCTAGTTGCTGGGGTGCACTGTGTTGAACTACTGTCAAACATGTATGCTGGAAGATCAGGAGATTCATTATTGGAGCCAAAAGCATCAGAGAACGATCGCTTGTACCTGGCCTGAAATCTCCATGGTACAGCTGCCTTCCGTCCCTTGCGGACGTACGTTCCATTACCAATGCTGCCAGGAGTCGCCGAGCTGCAACCATTGGCTGTTGCTTCATTCTCCTTGGCTGCTCCATCTCCCATGCTACACCCCTTTGCGGCTTGATAAGAGGAATCTTCCAAGCCAACATTTCCCTCAGGGTCCTCTGACTCGAGTCCTGGAGCAGAAGAACCATTGCTCTTTGACCCGGTCTGATCCATAAACGGCTTCTTCAAACCCTTGGCAAAGCACTTCTCTGCTCCTACATTGCTCTCAATCACCTCAGGATCGCAAGCTGCTCCATCACCAGCACCCCTGAATTCCTGGGTGCGAGCGTCCTTCCAACTAGCATCACAGTTAGAGCTCCCCAGATTGTAGTCCTCTCCAGCCTCGACGCCACCATTTGCACCCCTGCTATTTCCAGTACCTTCCAATGGGGAGCTCTTCACCCAGCCTCCCCTTACAGACTCGCCCAGATTGCATGCATCTCCGGGTCCAGGGCGACCGCCATTTTCTACATCAGGACTCTTCAAACTCTGACTGCTAGTGCATCTCTCCGAATGCTCCTCTCCTCCGTCAACTTCCCCATTCTTCCCGCGGGTAGCCCTACCCGATCCGAATTTTTTTGCGTCTCGGAAAACGTTGGTCTCACCGCCGTCGCTCGCCGCCCCATCCGCTCGGCAACTTTTAGCATCAGGCGCGCCGGCGGTATTACCTCCGTCGCCGTTGACCGCTGCGTCATTGGCGGCCTGCTTGAGCGGCTGCCTGAC
This portion of the Zea mays cultivar B73 chromosome 2, Zm-B73-REFERENCE-NAM-5.0, whole genome shotgun sequence genome encodes:
- the LOC542090 gene encoding uncharacterized protein LOC542090 encodes the protein METGAAAAPASRADGVRRCKILVPWRFQPGFVRQPLKQAANDAAVNGDGGNTAGAPDAKSCRADGAASDGGETNVFRDAKKFGSGRATRGKNGEVDGGEEHSERCTSSQSLKSPDVENGGRPGPGDACNLGESVRGGWVKSSPLEGTGNSRGANGGVEAGEDYNLGSSNCDASWKDARTQEFRGAGDGAACDPEVIESNVGAEKCFAKGLKKPFMDQTGSKSNGSSAPGLESEDPEGNVGLEDSSYQAAKGCSMGDGAAKENEATANGCSSATPGSIGNGTYVRKGRKAAVPWRFQARYKRSFSDAFGSNNESPDLPAYMFDSSSTQCTPATRSTVRCYASAHSGVRVSAMNNFSVKGDTECKKRKTNNDYQDESMLNNGGVVVRERIMRSLQDLRLIYRDLLDEEDNSREKVLNVRPDLKAYRIFRERFCTDFDDEKYIGSVPGIYPGDIFHLRVELCVVGLHRPHRVGIDCTKKDDGTTVAVSIVSCAQSHDIKYNLDAFVYTGLVAVAVNQRIEGTNLALKKSMDTNTPVRVIHGFTTFNGKKKFPAYIYGGLYLVEKYWREKEHGDRYVYMFRLRRMEGQKHIDIQEILQTGNSGSNDNVIIKDLSRGLERVPLPVVNKISDERPMPYCYISHLRYPRNYRPTPPAGCNCVGGCSDSNKCACAVKNGGEIPFNDKGRIVEAKPLVYECGPSCKCPPTCHNRVGQHGLKFRLQIFKTKSMGWGVRTLEFIPSGSFVCEYIGEVLEDEEAQKRTNDEYLFAIGHNYYDKSLWEGLSRSIPSLQKGPGKDDENETGFAVDASEMGNFAKFINHNCTPNIYAQNVLYDHEDISVPHIMFFACDDIRPNQELAYHYNYKIDQVHDANGNIKKKKCLCGSVECDGWLY